A part of Bacillota bacterium genomic DNA contains:
- a CDS encoding ABC transporter ATP-binding protein encodes MTMALLEVKDLKMHYQTQQGAVKAIDGLSFELPVQGTLGIAGESGCGKSSLGLSILRLLPKNGRFVDGSIKFDGQNLLDMSEPEFRDQIRWKRISMVFQGAMNALNPVIRVGDQIAESIIHTEGKSAKEAYERTTELLEMVGISPHRAKEYPHEFSGGMKQRAVIAMALACRPDLVIADEPTTALDTLVRAQVMQTLIELREKFSLSMILISHDLPIIAKTCDQVMIMYAGKIMETGDTVSVFTKPLHPYTQGLITAVPHIRAEQTEIKAIPGHPPDLLNPPSGCVFHPRCPIADKECEKLEPTLRSFGKQMVACHKLTSESAAEVV; translated from the coding sequence GTGACAATGGCACTGCTTGAAGTTAAAGACCTGAAAATGCATTACCAGACCCAACAGGGTGCTGTGAAAGCTATCGATGGCCTCAGCTTTGAACTTCCCGTCCAGGGGACTCTGGGGATCGCCGGTGAATCGGGGTGTGGGAAGAGTAGCTTAGGGTTGAGTATCCTGAGGTTATTGCCGAAAAATGGTCGCTTCGTAGATGGTTCCATCAAGTTTGATGGACAAAACCTACTGGATATGTCTGAACCGGAGTTCCGCGATCAGATCCGCTGGAAGCGAATATCCATGGTCTTCCAGGGCGCCATGAACGCCCTAAATCCGGTGATTCGGGTTGGTGACCAAATTGCCGAATCCATTATCCACACCGAAGGAAAGTCGGCCAAGGAAGCCTACGAGCGTACCACTGAACTGCTGGAAATGGTAGGAATTAGTCCCCACCGGGCCAAAGAATACCCCCATGAGTTCAGTGGCGGCATGAAGCAGCGGGCGGTTATTGCCATGGCTTTGGCCTGCCGGCCAGACCTGGTGATTGCCGACGAGCCCACCACTGCTTTAGACACCCTGGTACGGGCTCAAGTAATGCAGACATTGATTGAACTCCGGGAGAAGTTCTCCCTGTCCATGATCCTCATCTCCCACGATCTGCCGATCATTGCCAAGACCTGTGATCAGGTGATGATCATGTACGCTGGAAAGATCATGGAAACGGGCGATACGGTATCGGTGTTTACCAAGCCGTTACACCCCTATACCCAAGGTTTGATCACCGCTGTCCCCCATATTCGGGCGGAGCAGACGGAAATCAAGGCGATCCCTGGCCATCCGCCGGATCTTTTGAATCCGCCTTCGGGTTGCGTGTTCCATCCGCGGTGTCCCATCGCTGATAAGGAATGCGAGAAGTTGGAACCCACACTGCGCTCCTTTGGTAAGCAGATGGTGGCATGCCACAAGCTTACATCGGAGTCAGCCGCGGAGGTGGTTTAA